The Nostoc sp. 'Lobaria pulmonaria (5183) cyanobiont' genome window below encodes:
- a CDS encoding CHASE2 domain-containing protein, translating to MNQQLGKCFVKLIFRLKQSLSRGHRELITAASVAVCVLLLHSIGLLQSLELAALDQFFRLRPNEPPEERITIVVIDETYINEVGSWPISDANIAQLLQKLNVYKPRAIGLDIYRDLPVEPGKQELRNTYNSMPNLIGIELLSKNKNLSVPPPLGLNQDQVGFNNVLYDLDGKVRRSLLYWHVKNEVHESFALKLGLLYLKSKGITPTKAKSNPEYLQLGKAVFTRFKANDGAYVGADDKGYQILSNFPKPKCQTSSKQLCSFRQVSVRDVLADKVEANLIKDRIILIGSTASSLQDSVFIPYSSSVMGIAKPEPIPGIQLQAYFISQLISAAVDGRPLLKVWPDLVEYLWVFVWSYVGAVTIWRIRHATRSFFCILVSCFVLTVSAYLAFLYGWWIPLIPSLVCFGISAIWMTSHIAHMQQELKRSKEFLHHVINTIPDPIFVKNEQHQWIVLNEAYCRFIGYPNKLLIEKSDYDFFPIHEADVFRQRDDLVFRTQQAQEHEEEFTNADGHTYQIATKRSLHKDSAGNFFLVGVIRDITQRKLMEEQLKRNAAELSRFNDELQLKEERSRYFADHDPLTGLPNRKFFAEKLYESLHWAQHNNLLLGLLFIDLDGFKQVNDTLGHETGDRLLITIAGRLSNSLRASDTVSRLGGDEFTVILRAIPNVQIAAKVAEKILNSISKPIVLDGYPIRVSASIGISVYPYNSQDSETLIKQADAAMYRAKRLGKNRYEFA from the coding sequence ATGAATCAACAGCTAGGCAAGTGTTTTGTAAAGTTAATCTTTAGACTGAAACAATCGCTTAGTCGAGGACACAGAGAATTGATTACTGCGGCCAGCGTTGCAGTTTGTGTCCTGCTTTTGCACTCCATTGGATTATTGCAATCTTTGGAGTTGGCGGCTTTGGATCAATTTTTCCGCTTACGTCCAAATGAACCACCAGAAGAGCGGATTACGATCGTAGTGATTGATGAGACCTATATAAACGAAGTAGGTTCGTGGCCAATTTCAGATGCGAATATTGCCCAGTTGTTGCAAAAATTAAATGTCTACAAACCCCGTGCTATTGGCTTAGATATTTACAGAGATTTACCAGTAGAACCTGGTAAGCAAGAATTGCGTAATACTTATAATTCAATGCCCAACTTGATTGGTATTGAACTACTATCAAAAAACAAAAACCTTAGTGTTCCGCCTCCTCTGGGACTGAATCAGGATCAAGTGGGCTTTAATAACGTGCTGTACGATCTTGATGGTAAAGTGCGTCGCAGTTTGTTGTATTGGCACGTTAAAAATGAAGTACACGAAAGTTTTGCCCTGAAGTTGGGTTTATTGTATTTAAAGTCAAAGGGAATTACTCCTACGAAAGCAAAAAGCAACCCTGAGTATTTGCAATTGGGTAAGGCAGTATTTACTCGTTTTAAGGCTAATGATGGTGCTTATGTGGGAGCTGATGATAAAGGCTACCAAATTTTAAGCAATTTTCCCAAACCTAAATGTCAAACTTCATCTAAGCAACTTTGTAGTTTTCGCCAGGTATCGGTGAGAGATGTACTGGCAGATAAAGTCGAAGCAAACTTAATCAAAGATCGGATTATACTTATTGGCTCCACTGCATCCAGTCTCCAAGATTCTGTATTTATTCCCTACTCCAGCAGTGTAATGGGTATAGCAAAGCCTGAGCCTATACCTGGTATTCAATTGCAGGCTTATTTTATTAGTCAGTTAATCTCTGCTGCTGTTGATGGAAGACCATTACTGAAAGTCTGGCCTGACTTGGTGGAATACTTGTGGGTTTTTGTTTGGTCTTATGTGGGAGCCGTGACGATATGGCGGATACGACACGCAACTAGGAGTTTCTTCTGTATCCTAGTTTCTTGCTTTGTATTGACCGTGAGTGCATACCTTGCTTTCTTGTACGGTTGGTGGATACCTCTCATTCCCTCACTGGTTTGCTTTGGCATTTCAGCTATTTGGATGACTAGTCATATTGCTCACATGCAGCAAGAGTTGAAACGTTCCAAAGAATTTTTGCATCACGTCATCAACACGATTCCCGATCCAATTTTTGTGAAAAATGAACAACACCAGTGGATTGTTTTAAATGAGGCGTATTGTCGATTTATCGGTTATCCAAATAAGTTATTAATTGAAAAGTCAGACTATGACTTTTTCCCAATACATGAAGCTGATGTGTTTCGACAACGGGACGATCTTGTTTTTCGGACTCAGCAAGCCCAGGAACATGAAGAAGAATTTACAAATGCTGATGGACATACTTATCAGATTGCCACTAAGCGATCGCTTCACAAAGACTCAGCTGGCAATTTCTTTTTAGTTGGTGTCATCCGAGATATTACTCAGCGCAAGCTGATGGAAGAACAGCTTAAGCGTAATGCTGCTGAACTATCCCGCTTTAACGATGAATTACAACTCAAAGAAGAGCGCTCACGTTATTTTGCGGATCACGACCCTCTAACCGGTTTACCCAATCGCAAATTTTTTGCCGAAAAACTTTACGAGTCCTTACATTGGGCACAACACAACAACTTATTGCTGGGACTGCTGTTTATCGATCTAGATGGCTTTAAACAAGTCAATGATACTTTAGGACACGAGACAGGCGATCGCTTGCTAATAACTATTGCTGGACGACTCAGCAACTCTTTACGCGCTAGTGATACAGTTTCTCGTTTGGGTGGCGATGAATTTACTGTGATTTTACGGGCAATACCTAATGTCCAAATAGCTGCTAAAGTCGCTGAAAAAATTTTAAACAGTATTTCCAAGCCAATTGTTTTGGACGGCTATCCAATCCGAGTCTCTGCGAGTATTGGCATTAGTGTCTACCCATACAACAGTCAAGACAGTGAAACTTTGATAAAACAAGCAGATGCAGCAATGTACCGTGCCAAGCGCCTGGGTAAAAATCGCTACGAGTTTGCTTAA